From the Helicobacter sp. MIT 05-5293 genome, one window contains:
- the prfB gene encoding peptide chain release factor 2: MDSYEYGELLKTLQNKCENVAKILNPQILQARLEEIQTLEKDENFWNDAKRAAEIAKEKRKCERVLNTFSSMKQELDDALELYEIALNEEDSSTLELLFESAPDLQEHIQKVEIEVMLSGEHDGSNAIITIQPGAGGTESQDWASMLYRMYLRWSERRGYKVEILDYQDGEEAGIKGAAFIVKGENAYGYAKSENGVHRLVRISPFDANAKRHTSFASVQVSPELDDNIEIEIDDKDIRIDTYRASGAGGQHVNKTESAIRITHFPTGIVVSCQNDRSQHKNKATAIKMLQSKLYEIEHQKLQEGSTQEKSEMGWGHQIRSYVLAPYQQVKDLRSGYATSDTEGVLDGDIDHIIESVLVQSSAS; encoded by the coding sequence ATGGATTCTTATGAATATGGCGAGTTACTCAAGACTTTGCAAAATAAATGTGAAAATGTCGCAAAAATCCTTAATCCTCAAATCCTCCAAGCACGATTAGAAGAAATTCAAACATTAGAAAAAGATGAAAATTTTTGGAATGATGCTAAAAGGGCGGCAGAAATTGCAAAAGAAAAACGCAAATGTGAGAGAGTTTTAAATACCTTTTCGTCAATGAAACAAGAGCTTGATGACGCTTTGGAACTTTATGAGATTGCCTTGAATGAAGAGGATTCGAGCACTTTAGAATTACTTTTTGAATCTGCCCCCGACTTGCAAGAGCATATCCAAAAGGTTGAGATTGAAGTGATGCTTAGCGGTGAGCATGATGGCTCAAATGCGATTATTACGATTCAGCCCGGTGCAGGTGGGACAGAATCTCAAGATTGGGCGAGTATGCTTTATCGAATGTATTTGCGTTGGAGTGAGCGGCGCGGGTATAAGGTTGAGATTCTGGATTATCAAGACGGCGAAGAGGCTGGTATCAAAGGCGCAGCATTTATTGTGAAGGGAGAAAATGCCTATGGTTACGCAAAAAGTGAAAATGGCGTGCATCGATTAGTCAGAATCTCACCCTTTGATGCAAATGCCAAGCGTCATACAAGTTTTGCAAGTGTGCAGGTAAGCCCTGAACTTGATGATAATATCGAGATTGAAATTGATGATAAGGATATTCGTATTGATACTTATCGTGCGAGTGGTGCAGGTGGGCAGCATGTCAATAAGACAGAATCTGCAATCCGCATTACACACTTTCCTACCGGTATCGTTGTGTCTTGTCAAAATGACCGAAGTCAGCACAAAAATAAAGCCACAGCAATAAAGATGCTCCAATCCAAACTCTATGAAATCGAGCATCAAAAGTTGCAAGAGGGTAGCACACAAGAAAAAAGTGAAATGGGTTGGGGGCATCAGATTCGCTCTTATGTCTTAGCCCCTTACCAGCAAGTCAAGGATTTGCGTAGTGGCTATGCGACAAGTGATACAGAGGGTGTGCTTGATGGCGATATTGATCATATTATAGAATCTGTGCTTGTGCAAAGCAGTGCATCGTAA
- a CDS encoding outer membrane protein transport protein: MRFIIVFVLCLSYAFASGFKINEQSLNSTALNSAYIAGAHGADSVYYNPANMGFSHPLSDNEKSDLEITLTGIFIPGFNFTTDTDTKSIGEGSINWGLSTTTTMGISDTMADLAKNVLGVDLTAPIELPSSEPNQHGTWGYNERGALVEGSADPTFFPVPKIFYKSSTKKTKYGNLNWGVSFTAPSGLAMNWNGEGGAFLRNVMIAMVELSPSFSWNYNERIAIGVSPRFLYGMGNFKNTVFVPLGTPDKPGKVTTNIKDFDEIPDSMIPEAMAQLIYAVNTTNGLAGVGGLFVGGGGHYNNELRYKMPTLFSPEAWFGMPDPSVFDPYVDKDKQTIDVAGYNAKVKEINATIKNNWETYKSNKDSGAMTWGQESNGYNANGLNKGIDHINSCILTSNVNFFQAGCKDLPKDVFKGEKGYINCYTGTHYDFNGNLQTSYPGVCTDPSPTEKDEDGAPRGYLTLMDAKQVAEAFGMGDMEIYTDLVGATKVDQKSNGGDFAFGYKVAMSVRPFESKKTTLSIVYTSPVKFDLKGSLDATTYIGGSMGDVNMKADLTLSATLPSQLQLAIMHSFGKLNVEFVYEEIYWSKGDKFAFNFSNPQFTPLSGMVMQFTPDQLAGMMDLADYGAVAMGDGWKDTIALRLGLTYLTEKNTLLMLSAALDQAPVPQDKLGIPDSNAYMFGIGAKKMFTKWNAGIAYSLSLKDGRKSIYQTGGFGQLHLLSASLGRQF; this comes from the coding sequence ATGAGATTTATCATAGTGTTCGTATTGTGCCTTTCTTATGCTTTTGCTTCAGGATTTAAGATTAATGAGCAAAGCCTCAATTCCACCGCACTCAATTCTGCCTATATCGCAGGGGCTCATGGAGCAGATAGTGTGTATTATAATCCCGCAAATATGGGATTTTCTCACCCGCTCTCCGATAATGAAAAATCCGATTTAGAAATCACACTCACAGGGATTTTTATCCCCGGATTCAATTTCACCACAGACACAGACACGAAGTCTATCGGTGAAGGCTCGATCAACTGGGGGCTTAGCACCACCACGACTATGGGCATCAGCGACACAATGGCAGATTTGGCAAAAAATGTTTTAGGCGTGGATTTGACTGCACCCATAGAGCTTCCCTCTTCCGAGCCTAATCAACATGGCACTTGGGGATACAATGAGCGGGGGGCTTTAGTCGAGGGTTCAGCTGACCCGACTTTCTTCCCTGTGCCAAAGATTTTTTATAAAAGCAGCACGAAAAAGACTAAATATGGGAATCTCAATTGGGGGGTTAGCTTTACTGCACCGAGCGGTTTAGCGATGAATTGGAATGGCGAGGGAGGAGCGTTCTTGCGTAATGTGATGATTGCTATGGTAGAGCTAAGCCCCTCTTTTAGCTGGAACTATAACGAACGCATTGCTATTGGTGTCAGCCCAAGATTCCTCTATGGTATGGGGAATTTTAAAAACACCGTGTTCGTCCCACTCGGCACACCTGATAAACCGGGCAAAGTAACGACTAATATCAAAGATTTTGATGAGATTCCCGATAGTATGATCCCTGAAGCAATGGCACAGCTCATCTATGCAGTCAATACGACTAATGGCTTAGCAGGTGTGGGCGGATTGTTTGTAGGAGGGGGGGGGCATTACAATAATGAATTGCGATACAAGATGCCTACATTATTCTCACCCGAAGCGTGGTTTGGTATGCCCGACCCTAGCGTCTTTGACCCCTATGTCGATAAAGACAAACAAACCATTGATGTCGCAGGTTATAATGCCAAAGTCAAGGAAATCAACGCTACAATCAAAAATAATTGGGAGACTTACAAAAGCAATAAAGATAGCGGAGCAATGACTTGGGGACAAGAATCAAATGGATACAATGCTAATGGACTTAATAAAGGTATTGATCATATCAATTCTTGTATCTTGACAAGCAATGTAAATTTTTTTCAAGCAGGCTGTAAAGATCTTCCCAAAGATGTTTTTAAAGGAGAAAAAGGTTATATCAACTGCTATACGGGAACACATTATGATTTTAATGGCAATTTGCAAACATCATATCCCGGAGTCTGCACTGACCCAAGTCCTACAGAAAAAGATGAAGACGGTGCACCACGAGGCTACCTCACACTGATGGACGCCAAGCAGGTAGCAGAAGCCTTTGGTATGGGAGATATGGAGATTTACACCGACTTAGTCGGAGCGACCAAAGTCGATCAGAAAAGTAATGGTGGGGATTTCGCTTTCGGCTATAAAGTCGCGATGAGTGTGCGTCCTTTTGAATCCAAAAAGACGACTCTAAGTATAGTTTATACTTCACCCGTGAAGTTTGACCTCAAAGGAAGCCTTGATGCGACAACCTATATTGGTGGCTCAATGGGCGATGTCAATATGAAAGCAGACTTAACTCTTAGTGCGACCCTCCCCTCTCAACTCCAACTCGCCATTATGCACTCTTTTGGCAAACTCAATGTAGAATTTGTCTATGAAGAAATCTATTGGAGTAAGGGCGATAAATTTGCTTTCAACTTTAGCAATCCTCAATTCACACCTTTAAGCGGTATGGTGATGCAATTCACCCCCGATCAACTAGCCGGTATGATGGACTTAGCCGATTATGGCGCAGTCGCTATGGGTGATGGCTGGAAAGATACAATCGCATTGCGACTAGGGCTCACCTATCTCACAGAGAAAAACACACTTTTGATGCTCTCCGCTGCGCTTGATCAAGCCCCCGTGCCTCAAGACAAACTCGGAATCCCCGATAGTAATGCCTATATGTTTGGTATCGGTGCGAAAAAAATGTTTACCAAATGGAATGCAGGTATCGCGTATTCACTAAGCCTTAAAGACGGAAGAAAAAGCATTTATCAAACAGGTGGTTTTGGGCAGCTACATTTGCTCTCTGCTTCGCTAGGGAGACAATTTTAG
- the accA gene encoding acetyl-CoA carboxylase carboxyl transferase subunit alpha has protein sequence MATYLDFEQKIKNLQDDIESAIIRSDNDAKMILEKELENEVRHVYSNISDYQKLQLARHPDRPYAMDYIELILKDYYEICGDRHFKDDKAIVCFLGKINDQSVMVIGEEKGRGTKNKLMRNFGMPSPEGYRKALRVAKIAEKFNVPILMLVDTQGAYPGLGAEERGQSEAIAKNLKEFATLKVPTIAVVIGEGGSGGALAIAVADKLAMMQYSIFSVISPEGCAAILWNDPSKIESATKAMKITPVELKKYHLIDDIIDEPMIGAHRDKANAAKAIKQYFLKMLEEIQQDNDYLTKRYQKLMSYGAFSQESTDSTPD, from the coding sequence ATGGCAACTTATTTAGACTTTGAACAAAAAATCAAAAATCTTCAAGACGATATAGAATCTGCCATTATCCGCTCGGATAATGACGCTAAAATGATTCTCGAAAAAGAGCTTGAAAATGAAGTGCGTCATGTGTATTCTAATATCAGTGATTACCAAAAATTACAGCTCGCAAGACACCCTGATCGCCCTTACGCAATGGATTATATCGAGCTTATCCTCAAAGATTATTACGAGATTTGCGGGGACAGACATTTTAAAGACGATAAAGCAATCGTATGCTTTCTTGGTAAAATCAATGATCAGAGTGTTATGGTTATCGGTGAAGAAAAAGGGCGCGGGACAAAAAATAAATTAATGAGAAACTTCGGTATGCCTAGTCCTGAAGGTTATCGAAAGGCTTTACGCGTAGCAAAGATTGCCGAGAAATTTAATGTGCCTATTTTAATGCTAGTAGATACACAAGGTGCATATCCCGGTCTTGGAGCAGAAGAGCGCGGACAAAGTGAAGCAATTGCAAAAAACCTCAAAGAATTTGCTACACTCAAAGTCCCCACGATTGCGGTTGTGATTGGTGAAGGTGGTAGCGGTGGGGCTTTGGCTATTGCCGTTGCAGACAAACTCGCAATGATGCAATATTCTATCTTTAGTGTGATTTCGCCAGAGGGTTGTGCTGCGATTCTATGGAATGATCCCTCAAAGATAGAATCTGCGACTAAAGCTATGAAAATCACACCTGTGGAGCTTAAAAAATATCATTTGATTGATGATATTATTGATGAGCCGATGATAGGTGCGCATCGTGATAAAGCAAATGCTGCAAAAGCAATCAAACAATATTTCCTTAAAATGCTTGAAGAGATTCAGCAAGATAATGACTATCTCACCAAAAGATACCAAAAACTAATGAGCTATGGGGCTTTCTCACAAGAATCCACAGATTCTACGCCTGATTAA
- a CDS encoding HrcA family transcriptional regulator, translating into MSKKELLLSQVIVEYLRYKEPIGSESLKHSMNAKFSSATIRNYFKILAQEGLLSQPHISSGRVPTISALKSYWYQHIDAKSLYSVSCLEDIKKACFEHHIFCILSLEQSNRFKEMINVENKYLILMFDQIGISLPFSSHLERFLNELKGLDIIDMRKIAHQVCAYSLLKSLESVQTKSIHRFCMGAIADICQSSQDESILFSIVDGRVFDSLENGVYFEEVLPKGYLAVMQEVNFANQPTQKARMCCVGALDRDFTHFYENFILR; encoded by the coding sequence ATGAGCAAAAAAGAATTACTTTTATCTCAAGTGATTGTAGAATATTTAAGGTATAAAGAGCCTATCGGTTCAGAATCTCTTAAACATTCGATGAATGCGAAATTTTCCTCTGCTACAATCCGAAATTATTTTAAGATTCTCGCACAAGAAGGGCTTTTATCTCAACCCCACATCAGTAGCGGACGAGTCCCTACTATCAGTGCGTTGAAATCATATTGGTATCAGCATATTGATGCGAAGTCTTTGTATTCTGTCTCGTGTTTGGAAGATATTAAAAAGGCATGTTTTGAACATCATATTTTTTGCATTTTAAGTCTTGAGCAAAGTAATCGTTTTAAAGAAATGATAAATGTAGAGAATAAATATCTTATTTTGATGTTTGATCAGATTGGTATCAGTTTGCCATTTTCAAGCCATTTGGAGCGTTTTTTAAACGAACTTAAGGGTTTGGATATTATTGATATGAGGAAAATTGCTCATCAAGTTTGTGCGTATTCTCTGCTCAAGTCTTTAGAATCTGTCCAGACAAAAAGCATACATCGTTTTTGTATGGGTGCGATAGCGGATATTTGTCAATCTTCGCAAGACGAAAGCATATTGTTTTCAATCGTTGATGGGCGTGTGTTTGATTCTTTGGAAAATGGTGTGTATTTTGAAGAAGTTTTGCCTAAAGGGTATTTGGCAGTGATGCAAGAAGTCAATTTTGCTAATCAACCGACACAAAAAGCAAGAATGTGTTGTGTCGGCGCGTTGGATAGAGACTTTACGCATTTTTATGAAAATTTTATCTTAAGATAA
- a CDS encoding peptidase U32 family protein, translating to MNSHKVQLLSPAGNLKKLKIALNFGADAVYGGVSHFSLRSRAGKDFSFEDFAQGVQYAHNLGKKVFVTINGFPFNSQLKLLESHIAKMASLNPDAFIVAAPGVVRLAKRIAPQIPIHLSTQANVLNVLDAEVFFEMGVKRIVAAREISLKDALAIKKHLPELEIEIFVHGSMCFAFSGRCLISALQSGRVPNRGSCANDCRFDYEYYVRNMQNGELVRFDEHEFYAKNPDNGVMMRLQEEEGIGTHIFNSKDLNLSGHIAEILDSGAIDALKIEGRTKSSYYAGITARTYRKAIDDYYQGTIDQTFYTDELNTLKNRGFTDGYIIHRPFEKTNTQNHFSAISEGSYQVNAEVDESGEFAYCRHTIRVGESKEIVAPLDARITTGKNELGEIYECEGKLMMRFDKIRLCDGKELDSIHSGNVHAFKLPLKLPAWSFLRQKL from the coding sequence ATGAATTCTCATAAAGTCCAGCTCCTTTCTCCTGCGGGGAATCTCAAAAAACTTAAAATCGCTCTTAATTTTGGTGCTGATGCTGTGTATGGAGGCGTCAGCCATTTTTCTTTGCGTTCGCGTGCAGGCAAAGACTTTAGCTTTGAAGATTTTGCGCAAGGCGTCCAATACGCACATAATTTGGGTAAAAAGGTATTTGTAACAATCAATGGTTTCCCTTTCAATTCCCAGCTTAAACTTTTAGAATCTCATATTGCCAAAATGGCTTCGCTTAATCCCGATGCTTTTATCGTAGCCGCGCCCGGTGTGGTGAGACTTGCTAAACGCATTGCGCCACAGATTCCCATTCACCTTTCTACTCAAGCAAATGTGCTTAATGTGCTTGATGCAGAGGTGTTTTTTGAAATGGGTGTGAAGCGTATCGTAGCCGCGCGTGAGATTAGTCTTAAAGATGCGTTGGCTATTAAAAAGCATTTGCCCGAGCTTGAAATTGAAATTTTTGTGCATGGGAGTATGTGTTTTGCCTTTTCGGGGCGATGTTTGATTTCTGCACTTCAAAGCGGACGCGTCCCTAATCGTGGGAGTTGTGCGAATGATTGCCGATTTGACTATGAATACTATGTGCGAAATATGCAAAATGGTGAATTGGTGCGATTTGATGAGCATGAATTTTACGCAAAGAATCCCGATAATGGTGTGATGATGAGGCTGCAAGAGGAGGAGGGCATAGGGACGCATATTTTTAACTCTAAGGATTTGAATCTTAGCGGACATATTGCAGAGATTCTTGATAGTGGGGCGATTGATGCGCTAAAAATTGAGGGACGCACGAAATCAAGCTATTATGCAGGGATTACTGCACGCACTTATCGCAAGGCGATTGATGATTATTATCAAGGCACGATAGATCAAACTTTTTATACCGATGAACTTAATACCTTGAAAAATCGTGGATTCACAGACGGATACATTATCCATCGTCCTTTTGAGAAGACAAACACACAAAATCACTTTAGTGCAATCAGCGAGGGGAGTTATCAAGTCAATGCAGAAGTCGATGAAAGCGGGGAATTTGCGTATTGTCGGCATACGATTCGCGTAGGAGAATCTAAAGAGATTGTCGCACCGCTTGATGCGCGTATCACAACAGGCAAAAACGAGCTTGGTGAGATTTATGAATGTGAGGGAAAGTTGATGATGCGTTTTGATAAGATTAGGCTTTGCGATGGCAAGGAGCTAGATTCTATCCATAGCGGGAATGTCCATGCTTTCAAACTCCCGCTTAAGCTCCCCGCATGGAGCTTTTTACGCCAAAAGCTCTAA
- a CDS encoding cysteine ABC transporter substrate-binding protein — translation MLGLNACNNNKNQQNTLEQIKAKDSIRIGVFSDKPPFGFVNEEGKNDGFDVYIAKRFAKDLLGDENKVQFVLVEAASRVEFLRANKVDIIMANFTQTPEREEVVDFAKPYMKVSLGVVSKDGAIQSVDDLKGKKLIVNKGTTADAFFTKHHPDIELLKYEQNTEAFMALKDERGDALAHDNTLVLAWAMENPGFSVGIPSLGEEEVIAPAVKKGNTELKDWLDNEITTLANEGFLKEAYIKTLAPIFGEEKMDSVLITK, via the coding sequence ATGCTAGGTCTCAACGCATGCAACAATAACAAAAATCAACAAAACACACTTGAGCAAATCAAAGCCAAAGACAGCATTCGCATCGGTGTTTTTAGTGATAAACCACCTTTTGGCTTTGTCAATGAAGAGGGCAAAAACGATGGTTTTGATGTGTATATCGCAAAAAGATTTGCTAAAGATTTACTAGGAGATGAAAATAAAGTGCAATTTGTGCTTGTCGAGGCTGCAAGTCGCGTTGAATTTTTGCGTGCAAACAAAGTCGATATTATTATGGCAAACTTCACTCAAACGCCCGAGAGAGAAGAGGTCGTAGATTTTGCCAAACCTTATATGAAAGTTTCTTTGGGTGTTGTTTCTAAAGATGGCGCGATTCAAAGTGTCGATGATTTGAAAGGCAAAAAACTTATCGTCAATAAAGGCACAACAGCCGATGCGTTTTTCACCAAGCACCACCCCGATATTGAGCTTCTCAAATACGAGCAAAATACCGAAGCCTTTATGGCACTCAAAGACGAGCGAGGAGATGCTTTAGCGCATGATAATACTTTAGTTTTAGCGTGGGCTATGGAGAATCCCGGATTTAGCGTAGGGATTCCCTCATTAGGCGAAGAAGAAGTCATCGCCCCAGCAGTGAAAAAGGGTAATACCGAGCTTAAAGATTGGCTTGATAATGAAATCACCACACTTGCCAATGAGGGTTTTCTGAAAGAAGCCTATATCAAGACACTTGCTCCGATTTTTGGTGAAGAAAAAATGGATTCTGTTTTGATTACAAAATAA
- the grpE gene encoding nucleotide exchange factor GrpE, translating to MEEQDLHSCQEQQDSLSCEDYVEESVQQECEKEDYEAKYLALKDQYVRAFADFENAKKRLERDKSQSLEYANERIMNDLLPVLDTLEKALESAQSNPQATAIAEGLQLTLEGFIKVLNKHGVEVIATEGEFDPNLHECLMQVPHEEKNNGEILQTLQKGFVYKQRVLRPSMVSVVKNA from the coding sequence ATGGAAGAACAAGATTTGCATTCTTGCCAAGAGCAGCAAGATTCTCTTTCTTGCGAAGATTATGTTGAAGAGAGTGTGCAGCAAGAATGCGAAAAAGAAGATTACGAAGCAAAGTATTTGGCATTAAAAGATCAATATGTGCGAGCTTTTGCAGATTTTGAGAATGCAAAGAAACGTTTAGAGAGAGACAAGAGTCAAAGCTTAGAATACGCAAATGAGCGCATTATGAACGATTTGCTTCCTGTGCTTGACACATTAGAAAAAGCCCTAGAGAGTGCGCAAAGTAATCCACAAGCAACGGCGATTGCGGAAGGTTTGCAGCTCACACTTGAAGGCTTTATTAAGGTATTAAACAAGCATGGTGTAGAAGTCATCGCCACAGAGGGCGAGTTTGACCCTAATTTGCACGAATGTTTGATGCAAGTGCCACATGAAGAAAAAAATAATGGAGAAATACTCCAAACCTTGCAAAAAGGGTTTGTGTATAAGCAAAGGGTGCTTCGCCCATCAATGGTGAGCGTGGTTAAAAATGCTTGA
- a CDS encoding type II asparaginase yields the protein MKHFIQAFMVVCALIGLMSGCSSDEKKSEKREVVQTKNSKTQNKSQDKPNIVILATGGTIAGSIDSAIKTTGYEAGVVGVDVLINAVPQIHNLANIQGEQIANIDSADMTNEIWLTLAKRINDLLADSAVDGIVITHGTDTMEESAFFLHLVVKSDKPVVLVGAMRPSTAISADGPKNLYNAVALAANADSQGKGVMVAMNDRIQSARYVSKTHTLNVDAFASPNSGDMGYIVDGKVFFHYALNKPHTTQSTFDVSALESLPRVDILYSYANDGSSVAAQALVQAGTKGIVVAGSGAGSIHKYQKDALKKLMKNGLVVVQSSRINNGIVLANDADSEFGFIGSRDLNPQKARVLLMLALTQTNDPREINEIFARY from the coding sequence ATGAAACATTTTATCCAAGCTTTTATGGTTGTTTGCGCATTGATAGGGCTGATGTCGGGCTGCTCTAGTGATGAAAAAAAGAGTGAAAAAAGGGAAGTCGTGCAAACAAAAAATTCAAAAACACAAAACAAATCCCAAGATAAACCAAATATTGTTATTCTTGCTACCGGCGGGACAATCGCAGGTTCGATAGATTCTGCTATTAAAACGACTGGATACGAGGCTGGCGTGGTAGGCGTTGATGTATTGATTAATGCAGTGCCACAGATTCACAATCTTGCAAACATTCAAGGAGAGCAAATCGCTAATATTGATAGTGCGGATATGACAAATGAGATATGGCTCACCCTTGCCAAACGCATCAATGACTTACTTGCAGATTCTGCAGTCGATGGTATTGTGATTACGCACGGCACAGACACAATGGAAGAGAGCGCATTCTTTTTGCATTTAGTCGTGAAAAGTGATAAGCCTGTCGTGTTGGTTGGAGCGATGCGCCCAAGCACAGCAATCAGTGCCGATGGTCCAAAGAATCTCTATAATGCCGTTGCGCTTGCTGCAAATGCAGATTCTCAAGGGAAAGGTGTAATGGTAGCGATGAATGACAGAATCCAAAGCGCACGATATGTGAGCAAGACACATACGCTCAATGTCGATGCGTTTGCTTCGCCTAATAGCGGGGATATGGGTTATATTGTCGATGGCAAAGTCTTTTTTCACTATGCGCTCAATAAACCCCACACGACACAAAGCACATTTGATGTGAGCGCATTAGAATCTTTACCACGCGTGGATATTCTCTACTCTTATGCTAATGACGGCTCATCTGTCGCCGCTCAAGCACTTGTCCAAGCAGGAACAAAGGGCATAGTGGTCGCAGGAAGTGGTGCGGGGAGCATTCATAAATACCAAAAGGACGCACTCAAAAAACTTATGAAAAACGGCTTGGTTGTCGTGCAAAGTTCGCGTATAAATAATGGCATTGTTTTAGCTAATGACGCAGATTCTGAATTTGGTTTTATCGGTAGTAGGGATTTAAATCCACAAAAGGCGCGTGTGCTGCTAATGCTCGCCCTTACACAGACAAATGATCCTCGAGAGATTAATGAAATTTTTGCGCGTTATTAG
- the dnaK gene encoding molecular chaperone DnaK, with translation MAKVIGIDLGTTNSAMAVYEGNEAKIIANKEGKNTTPSIVAFTDKGEILVGEPAKRQAVTNPKKTIYSIKRIMGLMFNEDKAKEAEKRLPYSIVDRNGACAVEIADKIYTPQEISAKILMKIKEDAQSYLGEEVTEAVITVPAYFNDSQRKATKEAGTIAGLNVLRIINEPTSAALAYGLDKKEAEKIMVYDLGGGTFDVTVLETGDNVVEVLATGGDAFLGGDDFDNRIIDWAAEEFKSDEGIDLKNDVMALQRLKDAAENAKKELSSAQETEINLPFITADASGPKHLVKKITRAKFESLIDDLIEATIKKIDFVIKDAGLTQSDISEVVMVGGSTRIPKVQERVKAFIGKDLNKSVNPDEVVAVGAAIQGGVLKGDVKDVLLLDVTPLSLGIETAGGISTKVVERGVTIPTKKTQVFSTYEDNQPAVSINVLQGERELAKDNKSLGRFDLSGIPAAPRGVPQIEVTFDIDANGILTVSAKDKATGKSQEIKISGSSGLSDSEIEKMVKEAELHKEEDAKKKEVIELRNKADSLVYQTKKSLEEFKDKLDASEAEKIQNALNALEESLKNENVSKEELEAKIKALTDASHKLAEAMYAKEQGNAQAGGDTKKKDDDVIDAEVE, from the coding sequence ATGGCAAAAGTAATCGGTATAGACTTAGGAACAACAAACTCTGCAATGGCAGTGTATGAAGGTAATGAGGCAAAAATTATTGCAAATAAAGAGGGCAAAAATACAACCCCTTCAATCGTGGCTTTTACAGATAAGGGCGAGATTCTCGTAGGTGAGCCTGCAAAACGACAAGCAGTAACTAACCCTAAGAAAACGATTTATTCAATCAAACGCATTATGGGATTGATGTTTAATGAGGATAAGGCAAAAGAGGCTGAAAAAAGGCTTCCTTATAGCATCGTTGATCGTAATGGTGCGTGTGCGGTAGAGATTGCTGATAAGATTTATACACCTCAAGAAATTTCAGCAAAGATTCTGATGAAAATTAAAGAAGATGCACAAAGTTATCTTGGCGAGGAAGTAACAGAAGCGGTAATCACCGTTCCGGCGTATTTTAATGATTCTCAACGCAAGGCGACAAAAGAGGCAGGGACGATTGCTGGGCTTAATGTATTAAGAATCATTAACGAACCTACTTCTGCGGCTTTAGCATATGGGCTTGATAAAAAAGAAGCAGAAAAGATTATGGTTTATGACTTAGGCGGGGGGACATTTGATGTTACCGTGCTAGAGACAGGCGATAATGTCGTAGAAGTGCTTGCCACAGGTGGAGATGCGTTCTTAGGTGGAGATGATTTTGATAATAGAATCATTGATTGGGCAGCAGAAGAGTTTAAAAGTGATGAGGGTATTGATCTTAAAAATGATGTGATGGCGTTGCAGAGATTAAAAGATGCAGCAGAAAATGCAAAAAAAGAATTGAGTAGCGCACAAGAAACAGAAATCAATCTCCCCTTTATCACTGCTGATGCAAGCGGTCCTAAGCACTTAGTGAAAAAAATCACTCGTGCGAAGTTTGAAAGCTTGATTGATGATTTGATTGAAGCGACTATCAAAAAGATTGATTTTGTGATTAAAGATGCTGGGCTTACGCAAAGTGATATTTCCGAAGTTGTTATGGTGGGTGGTTCTACACGGATTCCAAAAGTGCAAGAGCGCGTAAAAGCCTTTATTGGAAAAGATTTAAATAAATCTGTGAATCCTGATGAGGTTGTTGCTGTGGGTGCGGCGATTCAAGGGGGCGTGTTAAAAGGCGATGTAAAAGATGTCTTGTTACTTGATGTAACACCTTTGAGTTTAGGTATCGAAACAGCTGGTGGAATCTCCACAAAAGTTGTTGAGAGAGGCGTTACAATCCCTACAAAGAAAACACAAGTTTTCTCGACTTATGAAGATAATCAACCCGCAGTAAGCATTAATGTCTTGCAAGGTGAGAGAGAGCTTGCAAAAGATAATAAATCTCTAGGACGATTTGATTTGAGCGGTATCCCTGCAGCACCTCGAGGTGTGCCACAAATCGAGGTTACCTTTGATATTGATGCAAATGGAATCCTCACGGTTTCAGCAAAAGACAAAGCCACAGGTAAATCTCAAGAGATTAAAATCAGCGGTTCGAGTGGGCTTTCAGATTCTGAAATTGAGAAAATGGTCAAAGAAGCAGAGCTTCATAAAGAAGAAGACGCGAAGAAAAAAGAAGTCATTGAGCTTCGCAACAAAGCAGATTCATTGGTTTATCAAACTAAAAAGAGCCTTGAAGAGTTTAAAGATAAACTTGATGCAAGTGAGGCTGAAAAGATTCAAAACGCGCTTAATGCACTTGAGGAATCGCTCAAAAATGAAAATGTCTCTAAGGAAGAGCTCGAAGCAAAAATCAAGGCTCTTACTGATGCGAGTCATAAGCTTGCTGAAGCAATGTATGCTAAAGAACAAGGTAATGCTCAAGCAGGTGGAGACACAAAGAAAAAAGATGATGATGTGATTGACGCAGAAGTCGAATAA